Within Microbacterium oryzae, the genomic segment TCGTCACGCCCTTCGCCATGATCGCCCTGCAGGAGCGCATGTCGTTCTTCGTGCAGCCGACCGAAGAGGTCTACGAGGGCATGGTCATCGGCGAGAACTCGCGCAGCGAGGACATGGACGTGAACATCACCAAGGAGAAGAAGCTCACGAACATGCGCTCGGCCACGGCCGACACGTTCGAGTCGATGACGCCGCCGCGTCTGCTCTCCCTCGAGGAGTCCCTCGAGTTCGCCCGCGAGGACGAGTGCGTGGAGGTCACGCCCGAGAAGGTGCGCATTCGCAAGGTCGTCCTCGACGCCACCGAGCGCGGCCGCGCCGCCTCGCGCCTCAAGCGCCAGAGCTGAGTGCTCTTCAGAAGCGCCCCCGGTCCGCGGACCGGGGGCGCTTCTGCGTAGGCTCGAGGGATGACCCGCACGCCCGATGTCCAGAGCGCCTGGCGGCAGGGGATGGCCGTGTCCGCGGCCACGGGGCTGTACGGCATCTCCTTCGGCGCGCTCGGCGTCGCGGCCGGCCTCGACGTGTGGCAGACCTGCGTGCTGAGCCTGCTGATGTTCACCGGCGGATCGCAGTTCGCGTTCGTCGGGGTCATCGCCTCGGGCGGCCTCGCCGCGGCGCCCTCCGCCATCGCCTCCGCCGCCCTCCTGGGCGTGCGGAACGCCGTCTACGCGGTGCGCATGAACCCGCTCGTCGGGGGTGGCTGGGGGCGTCGGCTGCTGGCGGCGACGTTCACGATCGACGAGTCCACGGCCGTCGCGCTCGCGCACCGCACGCCCGAGGGGCGCCGAGCGGGCTTCTGGGTCACGGGCGTCGGCATCTACCTCGCGTGGAACCTCATGACGCTCGTCGGCGCCCTCGTGGGCGACGTGCTCGGCGACGTCCGCGCGTACGGTCTCGACGCGGCGGCGGCGGCGGCGATGCTCGGGCTGCTGTGGCCGCGTCTGCGCGACCGGCAGGCCGTCGCCGTCGGCGTCGCGGCGGCCGTGGTGGCGACCGCCACGACGCCCGCGCTGCCCGCGGGGCTCCCGGTTCTCGCAGCGGCTCTCGTCGCGGTCGTCGTGGGCTGGACGAACGCGTTCGGACGACGAGGAGCAGAACACGCATGACGATGTGGACGCCGATCCTCCTGGCGGCGGTCGCGTGCGCGGCGCTGAAGCTCGTGGGCTACGCCATCCCGCCGCGCTGGTTCGACGCCGCGCGACCCGCGCGCATCGTCGACCTCCTCACGGTCGCCCTCCTCGGCGCGCTCGTGGCGACCCAGACCCTGGGAGCGGGGCAGGCCATCCGGCTCGACGCGCGTCTGCCGGCGATCGCCGTCGCACTCGCGCTGCTGCGGATGCGCGCGCCGTTCCTCGTCGTCGTGGTGGGTGCGGCGGTCGCGGCCGCGCTGCTGCGCGCGCTGGGCTGGGCGGCCTGAGCGCCTACCCTGGAACCATGGGAATGGACCGCCTCGCGCACGTCATCACCTGGCTCGTCGCGCTGCTCGCCGGCGCCGTGTTCGGGGTCGCCGGCACGATCGGCCACGCGTACACGTGGGGCGTGCTCCCGGTCGGGATGGCCCTGGCCGCGATCGCGTGCGCGGGCCTCCTCGCCGCGCTGCGACTGCTCACCGACGACCGCTGGTCCGCCCTCGCGGCCGGACTCGGGATGCTCGCGGCCCTGACGATCTACTCGGGCCGCGGTCCGGGGGGATCGGTCGTCGTCCCGATGCCGGCGCCGGGGGACTTCCCCTACGGATACGTGTGGACCTTCCTGCTCGCGGGCATCGTGCTCGTCGCCGTCGCCTGGCCCGACATGGCGAAGCTGCGCGCCCTCTCCGAGCGCACCCGCGCAGCTTAGGACCGCCTACCGGGCGGCGCACGCCCGGCACGCGTAGGATCGAGGGGTGACTTACGTGATCGCCCTTCCCTGCGTGGACGTCAAGGACCGCGCCTGCATCGATGAGTGCCCGGTGGACTGCATCTACGAGGGCGAGCGGTCGCTGTACATCCACCCCGACGAGTGCGTGGACTGCGGCGCCTGCGAGCCGGTGTGCCCGGTCGAGGCGATCTACTACGAAGACGACCTGCCCGACGAGTGGCAGGACTACTACAAGGCGAACGTGGAGTTCTTCGACGACATCGGATCCCCCGGCGGCGCGTCGAAGGTCGGCGTGATCCCCAAGGACCACCCGGTCATCGCCGCCCTCCCGCCGCAGGGCGAGTAGCCGATGGGCGTCCGGGACCTCGCCGACTACCCCTGGGACGCCGTCGTCCCGTTTCGCGAACGTGCGGCCGCCCATCCCGGCGGTCTCGTCGATCTCTCGATCGGCTCGCCCGTCGACCCGACGCCGGAGGTCGTGCGCAGGGCGCTGACCGAGGCGACCGACGCGCACGCCTACCCGCAGACGGTGGGGACGCCCGCCCTTCGCGAGGCGATCGTCGAATGGTACGCGCGGCGTCGAGGCGTGGACGACCTCGCCCCGCGGAACGTCCTGCCGACGATCGGCTCCAAGGAGCTGGTGGCGCTGCTGCCGACCCTGCTGGGTCTCGGCCCGGGCGACATCGTCGTGCACCCCCGCGCGGCCTACCCGACGTACGAGGTCGGCGCGCGGGTCGCGGGCGCGACCGCGATGGCGGCGGACGACCCGGCCGAGTGGCCGGAAGGCGCGAAACTCATCTGGATCAACACCCCGGGCAATCCCGACGGGCGCACGTGGAGCGTCGAGGAGCTCGCGGTCGCCGTGAGCCGGGCGCGCGAGCTCGGCGCCGTGCTCGCGAGCGACGAGTGCTACGCCGAGCTGGGGTGGGATGGCCGGTGGGCGGATGAGCGCGTCCCGTCGGTTCTCGACCCGCGGGCGACGGGCGGCAGCCGCGCGAATCTCCTCAGCGTGTACTCGCTGAGCAAGCAGTCGAACCTCGCGGGATACCGGGCGGCGTTCGTCGCCGGCTGCGCGCGCATCGTCGGCGACCTCCTCACCGCGCGCAAGCACCTGGGCCTCATGCCGCCCGCGCCGGTCCAGCACGCGATGGCGGTCGCCCTCCGCGACGACGCGCACGTGACGGAGCAGAAGGAGCGGTACCGTGCGCGCCGCGAGACGCTCCGCCCGGCGATCGAGGCCGCCGGCTTCCGGATCGACCGCAGCGAGGCGGGGCTGTACCTGTGGGCGACCGAGGGGCGCGACGCCTGGGACTCGATGGGTCGGCTCGCCGATCTCGGGATCCTCGCGGGACCGGGGGTCTTCTACGGGCCGCACTTCCCGCACCACGTGCGCTTCTCGCTCACCGCGACCGACGAGCGGATCGCGGAAGCCGCCCGCCGGCTCGCGTCCTCGTAGGTTTCCTTCATCGGAGCGGGCCATCCTTTGGGCGTTTTCGCAGGTGGGCGACACGACCGTTAGGCTGTAGAGGCACAGCGTTCGCGCACTCGACCGAGCATGTGCCGGGCTGCCGATCGGCGGCCGAACGAGATCCAGGCGACAGACAAGTCGCGAAGACGATCCGCCAGGAGGCGCTGTGAGCGACGCGGGAATCCCGGCCGATAAGGCCACCCTCACGATCGGCGACAGGACGGCTGAGTTCCCGGTCCTGCAGGGCAGCTCGGGACTTCCCAGCATCGACATCTCGACGCTCATGCGTCAGACCGGCCACACGACCCTCGACTACGGGTTCGTGAACACGGCCTCGACGCAGTCCGCCGTGACGTACATCGACGGCGACCAGGGTATCCTGCGCTACCGCGGCTATCCGATCGACCAGCTCGCGAAGAACTCGAGCTTCCTCGAGGTCGCCTGGCTGCTCATCTACGGCGAGCTGCCGAACGCCGCGGAGCTCGCGGACTTCGACGAGCGCATCCGCCGTCACACGCTGCTGCACGAGGACCTCAAGCGCTTCTTCTCCGCGCTGCCCGACGGCGCGCACCCCATGGCCGTGCTGTCGTCGGCCGTCTCTGCGCTCTCGACCTACTACGAGCACCAGTCCGACCCGGCGAACCCCGAGCACGTCGAGCTCAACATCGTCCGCCTGCTCGCGAAGCTGCCCGTCATCGCGGCGTACGCGCACAAGAAGTCGATCGGGCAGGCGTTCCTGTACCCGGACAACTCGCTGAGCTTCGTGGACAACTTCCTCCGCCTGAACTTCGGCGTCATGAGCGAGCCGTACGAGGTGAACCCGGTGATGTCGCGAGCGCTCGAGCGCCTGCTCATCCTGCACGAGGACCACGAGCAGAACGCGTCCACGTCGACCGTGCGCCTGGTCGGCTCGACGGGCGCCGACCAGTTCGCGTCGGTCTCCGCCGGCATCCACGCGCTCTCCGGCCCGCTGCACGGCGGCGCCAACGAGGCCGTGCTCAAGATGCTGGCGCAGATCCGCGACTCGGGTCAGGGCGTGCAGCGCTTCGTCGAGCGCGTGAAGAACAAGGAAGACGGCGTGAAGCTCATGGGCTTCGGGCATCGCGTCTACAAGAATTACGACCCGCGCGCGAAGCTCGTCAAGGAGTCGGCCGACGAGGTGCTCACCGCGCTCGGCGTCACCGACCCGCTGCTCGACCTCGCGAAGGAGCTCGAGGAGATCGCCCTCCAGGACGACTACTTCCGCGAGCGTCGCCTGTACCCGAACGTCGACTTCTACACGGGCGTCATCTACAAGGCGATGGGCTTCCCCACGCGGATGTTCACCGTGCTGTTCGCGATGGGACGCCTGCCGGGCTGGCTCGCGCACTGGCGCGAGCTCACGCTCGACCCGAAGACGAAGATCGGGCGTCCGCAGCAGCTGTTCACGGGAGCGACGGAGCGGCAGTACCCGTCGGCGTGACGCGCCCCTGATGCCGCAGAGCCGGTCCCGGGATCTCCCGGGACCGGCTCTGCGGCATCCGCCGTGCGATCAGGCGTGCAGCGCCTCGTTGAGGGTGGCGCCGGCGCCGCGACGACGCCGCACCTCCACGGCCCCGGTCGTCGAGTTGCGCAGGAACAGCAGGCCGTCGGCGCCGTGCAGCGACGCGGCCTTCACGAAGCGCGGGCGGCCATCCGCCGTCGGCGCCTCGTCGACGAGCGCGACCTTCGTGCCCGCGGTGACGTACAGACCCGCCTCCACGACGCAGTCGTCGCCGAGCGAGATGCCGATGCCGGCGTTCGCGCCGAGCAGCGTGCGCGCGCCGATCGACACCCGGTGCGTGCCGCCGCCGGAGAGCGTGCCCATGACCGAGGCGCCGCCGCCGATGTCGCTGCCGTCGCCGACGACGACGCCCTGCGAGATGCGGCCCTCGACCATCGAGGCGCCGAGGGTGCCGGCGTTGAAGTTCACGAAGCCCTCGTGCATCACGGTGGTGCCGGGGGAGAGGTGCGCGCCCAGCCGCACGCGCGAGGCATCGGCGATGCGCACACCCGGGGGCAGCACGTAGTCGGTCAGCCGCGGAAACTTGTCGAGGGACTGCACCTGGATGCCGGCCTGCTGGAGTGCGGGACGCAGGCGCGCGAGGTCCTCCGGGCGCATCGGGCCCGCGTTGGTCCACGCCACGTTCGGCAGGTGCGCGAAGATGCCGTCGAGGTTCAGCTCGTTGGGGCGCACGAGACGGTGCGAGAGGGCGTGCAGCCGCAGATACGCGTCGGGAGTGGACGCGGGCGCCGCATCGAGGTCGATCTCGATGCTCACCGGCTCGGTCGAGACCGCGCGGCGCTCATCGCCGCCCGCGAGACCCGCGAGACGCGCGAGCGCCTCGGCGCTGTCGCCCGCCGCGCCCGTGCCGAGCTCGCCGTACCACGTGTCGAGGACGGTGCCGTCGCCGGCGACCGTCGCGAGGCCGATGCCCCAGACCCTTCGTTCATCGCTCATGCCTCCAGGCTATCGGGCGGGCGGCGGCGGCCAGGATGGCCCCTGGCTAGACTCGACGCCATGCCGACGCTCGATCTGTCCTCCTCCGCCGCCGACATCACCCGGGCGATCTGCGACATCCCGAGCGTCTCGGACGACGAGCGCGCGCTCGCGGACGCGATCGAGGCGGCCATCCGCCCCCTGCCGCACCTCGAGGTGCATCGCGACGGCGACACCATCGTGGCCCGCACCGCCCTCGGGCGCGCGCAGCGCGTGGTCATCGCCGGGCACATCGACACCGTCCCGGTGAATGCGAACCTCCCCACCCGCGACGTCGAGATCGACGGCGAGGCGTTCATCTGGGGGCGCGGCACCGTCGACATGAAGGCCGGAACCGCGGTGCAGCTCAAGCTCGCCGCCGAGCTCGCCGATCCCGTCGTCGACGTGACGTGGATCTGGTACGACCACGAGGAGGTCGACGCCTCGCGCAGCGGGCTCACGCGACTGGCCGCGAGCCGCCCCGACCTGTTCGCCGGCGACTTCGCGATCCTCGGCGAGCCGTCGAACGGGCAGGTGGAGGGCGGCTGCAACGGCACCCTCCGCGTCGTCGTGCGCACACACGGGCGCCGCGCGCACTCGGCCAGGGCCTGGATGGGCGAGAACGCCATCCACGCGGCCGCTCCCGTGCTCGCGCGGCTCGCGGCGTACCGGCCGCAGGAGATCGTCGTCGACGGCCTCGCCTACCGCGAGGGCCTGAACGCCGTGCGCATCTCCGGAGGCGTGGCGGGCAACGTCATCCCCGACGCCTGCGAGGTGGAGGTGAACTTCCGCTTCGCCCCCAGCCGCTCGGGCGAGGAGGCGGTGGCTCACGTGCGCGAGGTGCTCGAGGGCTTCGAGGTGGAGGTCACCGACCTCGCCGAGGGCGCCCGCCCGGGGCTGGATGCGCCGATCGCCCAGGAGTTCGTGCGCGCGGTCGGCGCCGAGCCGCGCCCGAAGTACGGCTGGACCGACGTCGCGCGCTTCTCCGCGCTGGGCGTGCCGGCGGTGAACTACGGCCCCGGCGACCCGAGCCTCGCGCACCACGACGAGGAGCGCGTGGCGGTCGCGCAGATCGAGAGCGTGGAGCGGAGCCTGCGCGCGTGGCTGACGGCCGGCTGACCGCATCCCGCCTGCGGGACGTGCGGTCCTGGCCGGCGGCCGCTCGCGTCGGCGCGATCTACCTCGCCGCGCGGCTGGTGACGACGGGCATCATGCTCCTCGTCGCGCAGACCTCACCAGCGGACTCGCGCTACGGTCCGGACCCCGGGCTCGTCGACTACATCCTCGGCTGGGACGCCCAGTGGTACTGGTCCGTCGCGGCGAGCGGCTATCCGACGGACCTGCCGTTGACGGACACGGGCGACGTGGCGGAGAACGCGTGGGCGTTCCTGCCGCTCTACGCCTGGCTCGCGGCGTCGATCGGGGGCGTGTTCGGCGCCTGGTGGGCGGGCGCCCTCCTGGTGTCGCTCGCCGCCGGATACGGCGCGTGCCTCGCGCTGCATGCGCTGCTGCGCGCGCGCTTCGACGACGGCCGCGCGACGTGGGGCGTCGTGCTCCTCGCGGCCGGCCCGCTGGCCGCCCTGTTCCAGGTGGGCTACGCCGAGTCGCTCTTCCTGGCGCTCCTCATCGCGGCCCTCCTGTGCATCGAGCGCCGCCGGTGGGGCTGGCTGTACCTCCTCATCCCGATCATGGGCTTCACGCGCCCGGGCGTGCTCGCGCTCGCGCTCCTCATCGGCCTCTACGGGCTGTGGCGGCTCGTCCCCGTCGTGCGCAGGACGATGGGGGGCCCGACCCGTGCCGAGGTCGGCCACATCCTCGGTTTGGGCGCGCTCGCGACGGTCGTGGGCTTCGCGTGGCCGCGCATCGCCGGCCTCGTCACCGGTGAGCCCGACGCCTACCTCGAGACCGAACTGGCGTGGCGCCGCGGGTGGACGGGCGACGACGGCGGCTTCGCGCCCTTCTCCGGATGGCCGCAGGCCGCCGCCGTGTGGGCGGACATCTGGGGCGTCCCCGTCGGGGCCGGGTACGCGCTGCTGGCGGCGCTCGTCGTCGTGGCGGCCGCGGTCATCCTGTGGGGGACGCGTCGAGCCGGCGCGGTGCTGTCGCTGTGGGGCGCGGCGTACGTCGTCTATCTCCTGGCCGTGTTCTTCCCGCAGTCCAGCGTCTTCCGCCTGCTCCTGCCGCTCGCACCGCTGGCCTGCGCGCTGCTCGCGTGGCCGCGTTCGCGCGCGCTCCGGGCGGTCGTGCTCGCACTGTGCCTCGTCGGTCAGTGGGCGTGGATCCACGGCATGTACGGCCTCGGGAACACGTTCTGGCTCATCCCATGACGTGCCGCGCCGAGCCGGACCGACGCGGTGGTCGTGAGAGCGCGCCCGCGACCGATAAACTGGACATCTGACCACAACGGAAAGGATGCCGCGATGGCAGCGATGAAGCCGAGAACCGGAGACGGACCCATGGAGGCCGTGAAGGAGGGGCGCCTCATCATCGTGCGCGTCCCGCTCGAAGGGGGCGGGCGGCTGGTCGTCTCCGTCAATGACGAGGAGGCTCGGGAGCTGTACGGCGTCCTGGGCGACGTCGTGAACGCCTAGCCCAGCACGATCCAGAGCGGATGGCCGAAGTCGCGAGACGACATCGGCCATCCGCTCTTCTCATGCCCGGGAAGACACGTACAGCTGCAGGAGCCCTTCCTCGACCGTGGAGAGGGCGGCGATGACGGCGGGCGACGCCTGCGTCTCCTGCAGCAGCGTGCGGTAGCTGCGCGTGATCGGGTCGCGCTGCACCGGGTCGGCCACGCGCCCGCCGTTCAGCACGCGCGGCACGAGGACCGTGCCGCCCGGTCGGGCCAGCCGCAGGCCGTGCTCGACGTAGTCGATGACGTTCGCCGCATCGGCGTCGATGAGGACGATGTCGTATGCCGCATCGTTCATGCGGGGGAGCACATCGGATGCGCGCCCGGTGATGAGACGCGCGCGCGCCATGGGCACGCGCGCGTGCTGGAAGGCCTCGCGCGCCGCCGAGAGGTGCTCGGGCTCGTTGTCGATGGTGGTCAGCACCGCGCGCGGGGCGCCGTGCAGCATCCACAGGCCGGAGACCCCCGCGCCGGTGCCGATCTCGATGATCGCGCGGGCGCCGGTGGCGGCGGCGACCACCGCGCACTGCGCGCCGACGGCGGCGCTGATGGGCGCGGCGCCGAGCTCGAGCGCGTGCTGACGCGCACGAGCGATGTGGTCGGGTTCCACGACGGTCTCGCGGGCGAAGCGCGCGACGGCGTCCAGTTCGCTCATGGGTTCCTCCTGACGATCCCTCCAGCCTACGTGCCACGCCGGGGGGATCCCACGTCTGCCCGGTACGCTGTGATCATGTTCTTCGGGCTGACCATCGAGAAGGTGATGGTGATCGGCGTCATCGCCGCTCTCATCATCGGTCCCGAGCGGCTGCCCCGGTATGCGGAGGCGCTCGCGCAGTTCACCCGGCGCACGCGCGAGTGGGTGCAGGGCGCGCGCACGCGCGTGAAGGACGAGATGGGCGAGGACCTCGACGACGTGGATTGGCGCAAGCTCGATCCGCGTCAGTACGACCCGCGTCGCATCATCCGCGAGGCTCTCCTCGACGACGCGCCGCCGCCTCCCGCGCCGACGAGGACCGCGGTGCGGCGGACCACCCCGCTCGCGCGGCGCACGTTCACCGCCGACGCGCCCCCGCCGTTCGACTCCGAAGCGACCTGATCCGGTCCTGAGCGCCTTCCGGACCGAGGGCCGGCCTCCGGCCGTCTGCGACGCGCTTCAGGCGAGCGAGACCGGCAGCCGGCGACCGGCCAGGCGCCGGGGCTCTGCGGCCAGGCGTGCCGCGACGCCCGCGATCGCGCGTGCGGCGACGTCGTCCGGGTGCGACACCACGACCGGGTCGCCCGCGTCCCCGCCCTGGCGGAGCGCGGGACTGAGGGGAATCGACGCCAGCAGCGGCACCTCGGCCTCGGCCGACGAGAGCGCCGCTGCGACGGCCTGGCCGCCGCCCTCGCCGAACAGCGCGAGCGAACTGCCGTCGGGGAGGGTGAGCGCGGCCATGTTCTCGATAACGCCGATCACCTTCTGCCCGGTCTGCCGGGCCACCAGACCGCTGCGCACGGCGACGTCGGATGCGGCGGCCTGCGGCGTCGTCACGACGAGCACGTCGGCGTGCGGGAGGAGCTGACCCACCGAGATGGCGATGTCGCCCGTGCCCGGCGGCATGTCGATGAGGAGCACGTCGATGTCGCCGAAGAACACGTCGGTGAGGAACTGCTGGACCGTGCGATGCAGCATCGGCCCGCGCCACGCCACCGCCTCGTCGGGGCGCTGCAGGAACATCCCGATCGAGATCGCCTTCACGCCGTGCGCGACGGGCGGGAGGATGAGGTCGCCGACCTGGGTGGGCGACGGCGCGACGCCGTCGACGGAGAGCCCCAGGAGCGCGGGGATGGAGAAGCCGTGCACGTCGGCGTCGATGAGGCCCACCTTCAGCCCGTGCTGCGCGAGCGCGACGGCGAGGTTGGCGGTCACGGTCGACTTGCCGACGCCGCCCTTGCCGCTCGTGACGGCGATGACGCGCGTGAGCGAGTCCGGACCGAACGGCATGGCGCGGCTGCCGCGGAGGCGCTCGGTGAGCGCCTTCCGCTGCGCGGGCGTCATGACGCCGATCTCCAGCGCGACCGGGGTCGATCCCGCCGCGCGCTCGGCGGCCGCGCGCACGTCCTGCTCGATCCGGTCGGCCGCCGGGCATCCGACGATCGTGAGGGCGATCTCCACGCGCACGGCGCCGCCGTCCGCGCGCACCTCGCGCACCATGTCCAGCTCCGACAGGGGCCGGCGCAGCTCCGGGTCGGACACGCGGCCGACGGCGGCGCGGACGGCGTCGACGACCTGCTCAGCGCTCATCGCGAGCCTCGTCGGCGTCCGCCCGGCCATCCCGCTCGTCGAGCCGGTCGAGCAGCGAGCGGAGCTCGTCGCGCAGCACGTCGCGCGAGACCATGCGCTCCTCGACCTCCGTGAGGGCCATCCGCAGCGCCACGATCTCCCGGGCGAGGTACTCGGTGTCGGCGAGGTTCCGCTCGGCGCGCTGGCGATCCTGCTCCATGCCCACGCGGTCGCGATCGTCCTGGCGGTTCTGCGCGAGCAGGATGAGGGGCGCCGCGTACGACGCCTGCAGCGAGAGGACGAGCGTGAGCGCGGTGAAGCCGAGGGCCGCCGAGTCGAAGCGCCAGCCCTCCGGCATGAGCGAGTTCCACGCCATCCAGGCGGCGCAGAACAGGGTGAGCCCGATGAGGAACCAGGGCGTGCCCATCGCGCGGGCGATCCACTCGGTGGCGCGGCCGAAGCGGTCGCGGTCGCGGCCGTCGTAGGCGGTGTCGATGCGGGGGCGGCGGCCCCGCATCTCGGATGCGCGCGCCATCACCGGCGCACCGTCGGGATCGAGCCGGTCGCGGGGCTCCGCGGGATCTCCTCATCGGGGTCCTGCGAGCGCCAGTCCTCCGGGAGGAGGTAGTCGAGCACGTCGTCGACGGTCACCGCGCCGACGAGCCGGTGCGCGGCGTCGGTCACGGGGAGGGCGACGAGGTCGTAGCTCGCGAGCCGACGCGCGACCTCCGACGCCGAGCCGGTCACCGGCACGGCCTCGATGGTGTCGTCGAGGATGGCCCCGATCCGCTCGTGGGGCGGGTAGCGGAGCATGCGCTGGAAGTGCACGGCGCCGAGGAACCGTCCGGTCGGGGTCTCGTACGGCGGCAGCGTGACGTACACGCTCGCGGCGAGGGCGGGGTGCAGCTCATGGCGCCGGATGAGCGCGAGCGCCTCGGCGATGGTCGCGTCCGCCGGCAGGATGATCGGCTCGGTCGTCATGAGGCCGCCCGCGGTGTCGGCGCCGTAGCGCAGCAGCATGCGGACGTCCTCCGCCTCCTCGGGCTCCATGAGGTCGAGGAGCTCCTCGCTGCGCTGCGGGGCGAGCTCGGCGAGGAGGTCGGCGGCGTCGTCGGGGTCCATGGCGTCGAGCACGTTCGCCGCGCGGGCGTCGCCGAGCTTCTCGAGGATGTGCACCTGGTCGTCCTCGGGCATCTCCTCGAGGGCGTCGGCGAGGCGGTCGTCGGAGAGCTCCTCGGCCACCTCGATCATCCGCTCCTCGGGCAGATCGAGCAGGGTGTTCGCCAGATCGGCCGCGCGCAGCTCGGCGTAGCTCGCGGCCAGGTGCTCGGCGGACTGCGCCTCGCCCGGCGTGTGGTGCTCGCGCACCTGGCTCCACGGCGCGAACGTCGTCGGCCCCTTGGCGAACGGCGACGCGCTGGTCTTCGGCTTGCGCAGGAAGAGCTGCCCGACCGACCACTCGCCGATGCGGTTCGGCTCGATAGCGACGTCCTCGATCGTGGCCGACCCACTGCCGTCCTTGAAGTGCACGCGGCGGCCGATGAGCTCGGCCATCACCCGCACCTCCTCGGCGCGCGGCTGGAAGCGGCGCACGTTGATGAGGCCGGTCGTGATGACCTGGCCCTGCGCGATGGAGGTGATGCGGCCGATCGCGACGAACACGTGGCGACGGCCCGGGATCTCGCACACGAGGCCGATGACGCTCGGAGCACCCGTACTTCGATACACGACGACGACGTCGCGGACCCGACCGAGCCGGTCGCCGGTGGGGTCGAAGACAGGGCACCCGGCCAGGCGCGCCACGAACACCCTCTGCGTACTCACCTGCCCAGCGTAATGCGCCCGCCCCGGCCTCCGCGGGGCGCGCGACTCACAGGCGGGGCATAGGCGGGGAAGAGAGGGCCGTCGCATGCCCATGGGACAATGCCGCCATGAGCATGTGGAGCGGACTGGGCAAGGCCCCGGAGGTCGGGGAGACGGTCGCGAGCTTCCGCGACTACGACGGCGCGCTGAAGGCGGTGTCCAAGCTCATCGAGGCGGATGTCCCCGCGCGCGACATCGCGATCGTCGGCACCGCGCTGCGATCGGTGGAGAAGATCACGGGGCGGCTCGGCTGGGCGCAGGCCGCGTGGTCGGGCGCCCTCAACGGCGTCCTCCTCGGGCTCCTCCTCGGCGCGATGGTCGTCATCTGGACCCCGGCGCTGCCGATGGGCGCCTTCGTGGGGATGATCCTCCTCGGCGTGGCGATGGGGATGGTCTTCCGCCTCGTCAGCTACATGATGGTCCGCCGGCGCCGCGACTTCGCGAGCGTCATGCAGGTGACCGCCGACCACTACGAGATCGCCGTCCAGCGCTCGAGCGCCGGCCGCGCCCGGCAGACGCTCGGCATCGCGCCGGAGCGCCCCGTGCGCGTGGACACCGAGTCGCTGAGCGAGCCGCCGCGCTACGGCGTGCGCGTCGACCCCCGCACCGGCACCCCCGTCGCGGCCCCCGTCGAGCAGGCCGAGGACGGCGCCCCGCTGGCGGCCGAGGACGGCGCCCCGCTGCCCGACGACGGCGAGCGTCCGGCAGCGGTCGCCGTGCCGGAGCCCGACGAGCAGCACGACCGGCAGCACGACGGGCAGGTCGGCGAGCACCGCGACGAGCGGGCGTGACCGCGGAGATCCCCGCGACCATCCCGGTCGAACTGCCGTCGGGGTCCGTGGACCTCCCGGCCGCGGTCGGCGTGCCGGAGGGCGCGTGGGCGACTCTCGCGATCGCCCACGGCGCCGGCGCGGGCAAGGACCATCCGTTCCTCGTCGGCTTCGCGGCGGCCGTCCGCGAAGCCGGCATCGCCACCGTGCGCTTCGACTTCCCGTACGTCGCCGCGGGGCGCAGGCTGCCCGGCCCCGCCGCGCACGCGGTGACGGCATGGCGCGCGGTCGTCGACTTCGCGGCGGGCCTTCCCGGGCCCCTGTGGGCGGCGGGGAAGTCGTACGGCGGGCGGATGGCCTCGGTCGCCGCCGCGGAGGGCGGCTTCGACGTCGCGGGGCTCGTCTACCTCGCGTACCCGCTGCACCCGCCCGGCAGACCCGAGAAGCCGCGGGCGGACCACCTGCCGGCCATCGGCCATCCGCAGCTGTTCGTCTCGGGGGAGAACGACCCGTTCATCCAGCCGCGCGCGCAGTTCGACGAGGCGGTCGCCTCCTGTCAGGACGCGACCGTG encodes:
- a CDS encoding general stress protein; its protein translation is MSMWSGLGKAPEVGETVASFRDYDGALKAVSKLIEADVPARDIAIVGTALRSVEKITGRLGWAQAAWSGALNGVLLGLLLGAMVVIWTPALPMGAFVGMILLGVAMGMVFRLVSYMMVRRRRDFASVMQVTADHYEIAVQRSSAGRARQTLGIAPERPVRVDTESLSEPPRYGVRVDPRTGTPVAAPVEQAEDGAPLAAEDGAPLPDDGERPAAVAVPEPDEQHDRQHDGQVGEHRDERA
- a CDS encoding alpha/beta family hydrolase translates to MTAEIPATIPVELPSGSVDLPAAVGVPEGAWATLAIAHGAGAGKDHPFLVGFAAAVREAGIATVRFDFPYVAAGRRLPGPAAHAVTAWRAVVDFAAGLPGPLWAAGKSYGGRMASVAAAEGGFDVAGLVYLAYPLHPPGRPEKPRADHLPAIGHPQLFVSGENDPFIQPRAQFDEAVASCQDATVTWVPGAVHGFEVKGSRRPADEIGAALADPVARFIRAR